The following coding sequences lie in one bacterium genomic window:
- a CDS encoding peptidase — MSIDMRSARRSITAINLVTAINLVTAIILTAALVASGGAQCSQASEAVMTDHPAYVDGNCGWAAAGELKVTPDLDARVRAYVPTTLDPALGHLDAGEQAVLGKLVEVARIMDALFGVQATPCATELAAHIAALPADRQDAARRYFAINKGPWDRRFHYEPFMGEWPHPAGANYYPTDLTDAEKARIADHASGLDGLFTMVRRDANGGLVAVPYSRYFAAELGRAASLMREAAALTGNASLKAFLESRAAAFLSDDYYESDLLWMDLDSTVEITVGPYETYEDGLFGYKAAFEAFVTVTDPVESQRLAKFKDELPWLESQIPMDERHKNPNRGSESPIRVVDEVYSAGDTRAGVQTIAFNLPNDERVREAKGSKKVLLRNVMKAKFDQILVPIAQVVVADDQLGDLTAESFFLHTLWHEMSHGLGPGNIKVDGRDTEVRLELKDTYSTMEEAKADAMGEWDIFMLTRAGRGYFPEAIFRQQSATYLAGIFRSVRFGIGEAHGKANAIQFNYLVAKGAILHDAQTGKFRMNVAVFEQAIADLVGEICTIQAEGDYAASQAFIQRYGGMPEVLAEALAKLDHIPVDIAPVFPRWDNR; from the coding sequence ATGAGCATCGACATGCGCAGCGCGCGGCGCTCAATCACCGCGATCAATTTGGTCACCGCGATCAATCTGGTGACCGCGATCATTCTGACGGCGGCGCTGGTGGCGTCCGGCGGGGCGCAATGCAGCCAGGCAAGCGAGGCGGTCATGACCGATCATCCGGCCTACGTCGACGGGAACTGCGGCTGGGCGGCCGCGGGCGAGCTCAAGGTGACACCCGACCTGGATGCGCGCGTGCGCGCCTATGTGCCGACCACGCTGGACCCCGCGCTCGGGCATCTCGATGCCGGCGAACAGGCCGTGCTGGGCAAGCTCGTGGAAGTGGCGCGCATCATGGACGCGCTGTTCGGCGTGCAGGCGACGCCGTGCGCAACGGAACTCGCGGCGCACATCGCCGCGTTGCCGGCCGACCGGCAGGACGCGGCGCGGCGCTATTTCGCCATCAACAAGGGCCCGTGGGACCGCCGCTTCCATTACGAACCCTTCATGGGCGAGTGGCCGCATCCGGCCGGCGCCAACTACTACCCGACCGACCTGACGGATGCCGAGAAGGCGCGCATCGCCGACCATGCGAGCGGGCTCGACGGCCTGTTCACGATGGTGCGACGCGACGCGAACGGCGGCCTCGTGGCGGTGCCCTATTCGCGGTACTTCGCGGCGGAACTCGGCCGGGCGGCATCGCTCATGCGCGAGGCCGCGGCGCTGACCGGCAACGCCAGCCTCAAGGCGTTCCTCGAGTCGCGCGCGGCGGCCTTCCTCAGCGACGACTACTACGAGTCCGATCTGCTGTGGATGGACCTCGACAGCACGGTCGAGATCACGGTGGGGCCGTACGAGACCTACGAGGACGGGCTCTTCGGCTACAAGGCGGCCTTCGAGGCGTTCGTCACGGTGACCGACCCCGTGGAGAGCCAGCGGCTGGCGAAGTTCAAGGACGAGTTGCCCTGGCTCGAGTCGCAGATCCCGATGGACGAGCGCCACAAGAACCCGAATCGCGGCAGCGAGTCGCCGATCCGGGTCGTGGACGAGGTCTATTCGGCGGGCGACACGCGCGCCGGCGTGCAGACCATCGCCTTCAACCTGCCCAACGACGAGCGCGTGCGCGAGGCCAAGGGCTCCAAGAAGGTGCTGCTGCGCAACGTGATGAAGGCCAAGTTCGACCAGATCCTGGTGCCCATCGCGCAAGTGGTGGTGGCCGACGACCAGCTTGGCGACCTGACCGCCGAGTCGTTCTTCCTGCACACGCTGTGGCACGAGATGAGCCACGGCCTGGGGCCGGGCAACATCAAGGTCGACGGACGCGACACCGAGGTGCGGCTGGAATTGAAGGACACCTACTCGACGATGGAGGAGGCCAAGGCCGACGCCATGGGCGAGTGGGACATCTTCATGTTGACGCGCGCGGGCCGGGGCTATTTCCCCGAGGCGATCTTCCGCCAGCAGTCCGCGACCTACCTGGCCGGTATCTTCCGTTCCGTGCGGTTCGGCATCGGCGAGGCGCACGGCAAGGCGAACGCGATCCAGTTCAACTACCTGGTCGCGAAGGGCGCCATCCTCCACGATGCGCAGACCGGGAAGTTCCGCATGAACGTGGCCGTTTTCGAGCAGGCGATCGCCGACCTGGTCGGCGAGATCTGCACGATCCAGGCCGAGGGCGACTACGCCGCCAGCCAGGCTTTCATCCAGCGCTACGGCGGCATGCCCGAGGTGCTGGCGGAGGCGCTCGCGAAGCTCGACCATATCCCCGTGGACATCGCGCCGGTGTTCCCGCGCTGGGACAACCGGTAG